The genomic segment GAGGACAGTTGTTTCTTCCATGAAGGGTCTTCTAGTACTGTTATAGCCAACAAAAACGCATGAAAATAACTAGTAGCTGCTCTGTCCATAAGTATAATGTCTCCGAATAACCCAACACTATATTTACAACACTGCTCTGTTTACTATTCCCTATGTCTTGTTTGGTCAGTAGATAAAAGGACCCCATATATTTCTTGTTTTGCAATGAAGAGAAGAAAAgtaatttgtgtgctgcggtatGAGAAACTAGTACACAGATAATTACGCATATACACACACATACACGCTTTAAGCATGCATGTAAGTGAGTTTATTCCCCACAATAATTCTGGTGGATGAGTTGGCACAttgattataatattttcattaacctataaactatttttctttcaaGATAACAAATGAAAGTGGTGGCAAGAACTTTTACTCTGTTCTGGGATAGATTTAGTACCAAAACCAATATAAATGTCTGCTTCTATGTTGGTTTTCTGCTAGCATGAACCGAAGTCTTTATAAAGCATATGTAGGGATTTGACAATTGTTATTTAACTTTTGAAATTGCAGACAACCTGCTGGCTGGGTTTGAATATGCAGggatttgactatttatttaatgACTTGGTGCAGGATCTAAATAGATTTATTGATGAGAAGAGTGAAAGCAGAGGAGAAAAAATTTAGCGGGTATCCctctattttttctcttatttttcttttctctttattttttcattttatcaaacaactcattttctttctctttatttttatgcatCGATTTCTTCAGTAATTTATCAACAAACAATGAGTACATTGATAGAATAGATTTTGAACTTGTAGTAACATATTCTTGAGAAATTTCTCTTGCCAAATtcctatttaaataaaaataaaccattATGATTGATAATCTGAAATGATTGCTATTGAAACTGAAAGTTGAAACAACCTTAAATCATGTTGCCAACAGTAAAAACATAGGAGAAACTGTAATTGAAACAAGCTTTAATCATGTTGCCAAcagtaaaatcataaaagaaatcatattaaaCAGATTTAAAACTTGTTACACAACAGTGAACACTTTTTGTGAAGCTGTAGGTcctggatttatttttgaaagagtaagtcTTACATTTAAATCATTTCTGTAGAGAAGTTTGTTTGCACTTCTCTTGTGAACTTCTGAAGCAGGGATGAAACATATTAGGTTCTAAATTGATtggaacttgtatttcttttctttgattgctttttttattttttataatccaATAAAAGTCAAGGAATTTTTTGTATTGTAGACTTACAAGATACTAAAAGAGCACAAGAATCCCAAGGTTCTTAGCGAGGGGCTACTGTGGATGGTTTCAGCAATGGAAGATTTTGGCATCTCAcatttgaaacttaaggtttggAGTTATATTTGGGCCCTTTTTGTTTTTTGCTTTGTCTAACTGTTAGTTAATAATTACCATATTCAACTATTAAAGGAATTGATATATTTTGTTTTACAGGATTTAATTGATTTTTGTAAAGATACTGGACTGCAGTCAAGTGCAGCTGCTACTAGAATTTTTTCTGTCAAGCTTTTGGGTGTTTTGCATAAATTTGTCGGCCCAGGTTGATACTCATTTTATTTGAATTGTCCACACACCTCAATTTCCTTTTAAATATTTAGTTGAACTGCTCCCAAACATTGatcttttttttataattaatttgtaacTCCCTCCCaccccttttcttttgtagatatTAAAGGGTTTCTTTCTGATGTTAAACCTGCACTTCTTAGTGCACTGGATATGGAGTATGAGAAGAATCCATTTGAGGTGCTCCAACTTAATCATTGAAGATGCATGTATTGTTCGTTTTTGTTGATTTGTTGCTGAATTTCCTGATGCTGTACAGCTACTAAAGCCAGCTTCCTCTGCTCTGACGATAATTCTGACTTGTCAAAAACAGTGAAATATTCTTTTTACTTGTTTGCATTGCTAGAATATTTCCATGCTAACAATAATGTGCATAGAGATGTAAGAATCATGATGCCAGTTCCCTTTCCATTGTTTCTggttatgactttatgaaattttCATCCAGGATAAATCATCAGATGTTCGTAAAGCAGCAGAGACATGCATTGCTGAAATCTTGATAGTTTGTACACAAGAAACTGTAAGTGCACTAGTAACTTTTGGTACTATTTTGACTCATTGGTCAGTTAGTGCATGAACACATTGTTTGAATGTATTATTTCAGGTTGAGAAGCTTGTTAGGGATGTTCAGGACCAGCTTTAGCTCTTGTTCATGACGTTTGAAGCATTATGGTAATTTTCAAGGTAAGGCTGTTGGGTACTTGGGTCTCTTGCTTGTATTTTGTTTTGGTGATTTAtaccaataataattatttttttccagAATCTTTTGAATCTGCCAAAACAATTTCGGCCCCTGCATCCAAGACCCTTTCGAAAGTGGGTAAATCCACTTCTAATGGTGTTTTGAAGCATGGAAGCAAAGTAGCATCTTCTGTATGTTTCCTTAAATGCTTACTTCTAGTTCTTTTATAACTTATAATTTTGTAAggagattattattattttattttattttttaatttttttcggTTAATGATTTTTTAAAGAGAACTGTTGGTACGGAGGCTTTGAGGTCAGAATCAATTATGTCCATTCAAGATATAGCAGTTCAATCGCAGGCTTTACTAAATGTTAAAGATTCCAATAAGGTACAACTTAAGCAAGCAATTTTTGAATGTCTCTTACTTTTGAATATATTGACAAGTAATCATTTGGACTTTACTTATCTGCAGGAGGATAGGGAAAGATTGGTAGTAAGGAGGTTTAAGTTTGAAGATCCACGGATAGAACAAATTCAAGACCTTGAGGTTGTGGATATAGTAGTTTCTCAgatttgtttattttgtatctAATTTAATGCAGAATTTATTTAACATACATGTTTATGCAGAATGATTTGATGAAGTACTTCAGAGAGGATTTGCATAGACGGCTTCTAAGCACAGATTTTAAGAAGCAAATCGATGGGCTTGAGATGCTGCAAAAGGTTTTTGAGTGCATCACTGGTTCATTTCTTTTGTATATTAGTGCACATTTTTTACAGTATGATCTCTAGTCTACTCAGTTCTGAAATCAAATGAACTCCTTCAAACTAATATGAATTCTCTTAACTGATTCATTTTTCTGCATGTGCTAGTTTAGTAACCATTCCCAAAAGCCATGCATCTAAATAGTTGGAAGAGAGATGTAAATTGGAAAACAACAAGAAACTATACATTTCCAATATTCAGTTTCATTCAATATGTTTCACCATAACACATTAGCATATTGAATTATTTTCATGCTCACGGGACTTTTTAACTGCAGGATGGCTATGCTATACAAAGCTTTAAGTGAGGAATGGCTGCACAAAagagtcaattttttttttcaacacatAAATTTTGCATTTGGTATAATTTCTCTCATTAAAATGTTTTTGTTCTTTTCTGTGGAGTGAGTATATTAGATAAacctttttattagtttgtttATATTTGGGGTTTGCTTGATTTCCATATTTAATGTTTTCAACATTTATTTGTTTTGACTTTATAAGatctttttatctttttatttccATATTTAATGCAACTCCATGACCAAAATGAACCAAGTTTTATGTCACTTGAATCTTGACTCATGTTCTCTCATTGCAGACGGATCAGTAGTAACTACTTCACAGGAAGGATGCCTGAGTTTGGCAATTTGAAACAGCTTCAGAAGTTGTAAGAGCTATTGACCACACTCCTTTTGTCTTTTCTTCTTTACACCACACTCCTTTTGCTTATTTTGTGAATTTTCTTTCACTCTACAGGATGATTCTGAGGTTTGCTATCAGTTTTCCTCTGGAATAAAGgtacaatttttttctttttgagtaCTTTAATTGAGATTAGTATGGTAGAAACTTGTGTTATAAATTTTATGGTTTCTTCTCATATCAACTGAAAGAAGATTAAGAAAAAGTAGTTTGAAAGAGAAAAACAAAAAGGACTAGTCTACAGAAAATTGCCATATCTTACCTTCTTCAAGTGATGTTAGTAGGGCAGTTTCTGAATTCTCTTCGTATAAATAAAGCTAGATGGTTTATGCATCAGGCAGCTCCCAATCCTTGGGTTGTCGCCACCAGTATggattaaaaaaaacaaacaccTATAATAAAATTATccacttttttttatttattttcttgaaaatctTTAGCTCCTTCTGGAAAAAGCAGATCAGCCAATTGGGATGAGCTCAGAATCTTTTATGCAAAAGCCTTGAATCAGTAATAGCACAAACCAGCCATGGTAAACTTGAAACAACCTTGGGGCACTGCAGTGCATGCCAATAAGCTGATCTTcagcaaataaaaaaattataaacatggaCAAAGAGAGAGCCTTCATCACATAGATCAGGTCAGCCTCTTATTACTTGCTTTTCACCAGTTTATCTAATAATTGAACTTTTGCAGCTTAAGCTAGTGCTGAAGAAAATTGAAAGTAGATCATCAAGAAAAGAGTATATTCAGCTACTTGCAGAATGCCACAAACTTTATTGTGAGCAGAGTATATTCAGTTATTATTGTAGCTTTTTTTTAATCAGCTTTGGCTGACCTCCAGTTTTGGGCTTTTATTTTGCTCGTTTCTTAGTTTTAGCTCTCGGACTTGgaaattgtgataatcaagccgtGACCCAATTTTTGTTTAAATCCTTTGATGCTTTCCTCATATTAATCTAGTTAGGATTCTCATCTTTAATAgctgaacttttttttttcttttggcaaAAGTgacatgttttatgttatattttgGGGCATGTTATTGTTCAGTTGCTGTTCTTTTACTTTTAGCTGTTGCTCTTCTTTGTGTGTACAAACTTTGTGTTGTGTATGTTACAGCTGGTTCAGCAATTGCCTTAGCAATTAACCTGCTCTTTATATGTAGAATGGTGTTTAATGGTACATGCAGTTCTCTTGTCTGAagttttggtcatttgtttctatgttttctgCCTTTGCAATAGCAATTGAATCTATTATGTGCAAGATTTATAGTTTGCCACCTATTATGTGCCACAGAAAATCTGTTTCTTATTGCAAAGTTTTAATATTGATATTTCTTTCCATGCTTATTTTTGCATGACTAGAGCTAATTTTCAGATTAAGCATGCCCAGCATCTTACACTTGGGACTGCAAACAGGTTTGGTGAACTAGGGATTATTGCTTCAGTACAGGTTCATCACAGCTCTCTGTTGCACTCTAGTAACATACTGTAACATTTAAGGTTGAGTTTTGAATTAAATGTTGATTTCTGTGTGTGAAACTagatattcatttattttttaagaaaCTACATAATTTAACAATGAAGTGTAGATAATCACTACAACAAAGTGAAGTAATTGTCACTTAAGGTTCTTATTTTAATACTTTTCCATAAAACTTGTGTAGAATTTGGAAATATCTTGTCTTGAAAAGAATTTGGATATGAGACTCGGTGTAGTCACCAAAGAAACTAAACCTGGTCTAACTGTAAGTCTTCTATATATCATATTAACTGAAAATCTAGCTTTCTAGAGACTACAGAGATATTGATTACTGCTAAATTATTCATGCTATATTATAGGAAGATGACATGCTATTTAATTGAAACTAATCTAGATTTTTGATGAACACTTAGAATCTTGTGCAACTGGGATATCTAACTGAAACTAATCTAGATTTCTGATGTTTTGACAATACTAATTAACTAAAAGCTTCTGCAGCAATACCTGCTAGGCTGTGTGTTTTGCTTTAATGGGCATTGAGTGTGGTAAATACTGTTCTTTTCCTGTGTACCGTGTTATGTTTGTTTCTTGTCATGTTAATGCTCTTGTCTCTTATCATTTGCCCAGGGTTGTTGAGATCATCTGCACTTTGGTCAGGAAATTATCTCCTAATCCTAATAGTGCTGCTATAATGGCCATAGGTGTTAACATCTTGGGTTCATGGGAGGAGCTGCCATTGTTGGGTTCATGGGAGGAGCTGTCATTACAATTGCCCTTCAGCAGCTCAAAGGATTGCTTGGCATAAAAAAGAATTTCACAAAGAAGAATCTCTGTTTTGCGCTCAGTGTTTAATTCAACCCAccatgttgtaatatgatttcttaagcctagactagtagactaaatattgtaattacatttgagtaattaataaaaatctatttatgttaccttatttggcttcaactttcatatttgttttcctagttttgtgcaAGTAAacaaagattatgtttctctaagttaatataacacatgtattatactaaagtgtagtataacacaaaaaatgtgttatactaaagtttagtataacataaaaaatgtgttatactaaagtctagtataacacaaaaaatgtgttatagtaaagtgtagtataacacaaaaaaagtgttatagtaaagtgtaatataacataaaaaaagtgttatactaaagtgtagtataacacaaaaaaagtgttatcgttgacagtacaataacacatctgtataacactgataaagtgttatggtaagtaccctgacctacgataacacagTATTTCTTAACatatcagaaagtgttatcgtagcttttgataacacatttttggagttattaaaagcattttttcttgtagtgctagCCTGACATTCGTTTCAGTGGAGCACTGACGCAAACCTAACATTTGTGACAGTTCTCCACTGATGCAAATGGGCATTTG from the Humulus lupulus chromosome X, drHumLupu1.1, whole genome shotgun sequence genome contains:
- the LOC133803545 gene encoding uncharacterized protein LOC133803545, translating into MPQTLLANFQIKHAQHLTLGTANRFGELGIIASVQNLEISCLEKNLDMRLGVVTKETKPGLTVLTSWVHGRSCHCWVHGRSCHYNCPSAAQRIAWHKKEFHKEESLFCAQCLIQPTML